One Panicum virgatum strain AP13 chromosome 9K, P.virgatum_v5, whole genome shotgun sequence genomic region harbors:
- the LOC120650792 gene encoding probable serine/threonine protein phosphatase 2A regulatory subunit B''delta, whose translation MEVEPARRDAAALDPELLQLPELAPGALRENSIIADALYSQWLVLPETAKLVKSLIEDAKAGTTLNVAGTSASTNAASSSSLPSMFPAGSAPPLSPRSTSGSPRVMRRGSGAGPSSLGSPLKLVSEPVREVIPQFYFKNGRPPPKDLKEQCLSRIDHLFFGGEGLQIQEFRSVTKDICKLPSFFSSVLFKKIDVACTGTVSRDAFVEYWINDNKITMDMASQIFEILRKPGYNSLTQDDFKPVLKELLATHPGLEFLQGTPEFQERYAETVIYRIFYSINRSGNGHLTLRELKRGNLIAALQQLDEEEDINKVLRYFSYEHFYVIYCKFWELDTDHDFLIDKENLIRYGNHSLTYRIVDRIFTQIPRKFTSMTEGKMGYEDFVYFILSEEDKSSEPSLEYWFKCIDLDGNGILTSNEMQFFYEEQLHRMECMAQEPVLFDDILCQMIDMIGPENESYFTLRDLKRCKLSGNIFNILFNLNKFMAFETRDPFLIRQERENPTLTEWDRFAHREYIRLSMEEDGEDASNGSGDVWDESLEAPF comes from the exons ATGGAGGTGGAGCCGGCGAggagggacgcggcggcgctcgacccGGAGCTGCTGCAGCTACCGGAGCTCGCGCCGGGCGCGCTCCGTGAGAATTCCATCATAGCTGATGCGCTCTACTCGCAGTGGCTCGTGCTACCTGAGACAGCCAAACTG GTAAAGTCTTTGATTGAGGATGCAAAAGCTGGTACTACGCTTAATGTTGCTGGAACCTCTGCTAGTACAAATGCTGCTTCAAGTAGTTCTCTACCGTCGATGTTTCCTGCTGGTAGTGCTCCTCCACTTTCTCCTAGGAGCACTTCTGGTTCTCCCCGTGTTATGAGACGAGGATCTGGTGCTGGACCATCGTCCTTGGGTTCTCCATTGAAATTAGTTAGTGAACCAGTGAGAGAAGTTATACCTCAG TTTTACTTCAAGAATGGGCGTCCTCCTCCAAAAGACTTGAAGGAGCAGTGCTTATCTAGAATAGATCACTTATTTTTTGGTGGGGAGGGGCTTCAGATTCAAG AATTTAGATCGGTGACAAAGGACATATGCAAGCTTCCTTCATTCTTCTCTAGTGTTCTTTTCAAGAAAATTGATGTTGCGTGCACTGGAACCGTCTCAAG GGATGCATTTGTTGAGTATTGGATCAATGACAATAAGATTACGATGGATATGGCAAGCcaaatatttgaaatattaagaAAGCCGGGTTACAACTCTCTCACTCAG GATGACTTCAAGCCTGTCCTTAAAGAACTCCTGGCAACTCACCCTGGCTTAGAGTTCTTACAAGGGACCCCGGAGTTTCAGGAGAGATATG CGGAAACTGTAATATACAGAATCTTTTACTCCATAAATAGATCTGGAAATGGCCATCTTACGCTGAGAGAGCTCAAACGTGGAAATTTAATTGCTGCGCTTCAGCAattagatgaggaagaagatatcaaCAAAGTGTTGAG ATACTTCTCATATGAGCACTTCTATGTGATTTACTGCAAATTTTGGGAGCTGGATACAGATCACGATTTCTTGATTGATAAGGAAAACCTTATCAGATATGGAAATCATTCATTGACCTATAGAATAGTTGATAGAATTTTTACACAG ATACCAAGGAAATTCACAAGCATGACAGAAGGAAAGATGGGTTATGAAGACTTCGTTTACTTCATATTATCAGAGGAAGACAAATCATCTGAGCCTAGCCTTGAATACTG GTTTAAGTGCATTGATCTTGATGGTAATGGTATTTTAACTTCCAATGAAATGCAATTTTTCTATGAGGAGCAATTGCACCGTATGGAGTGCATGGCGCAGGAACCTGTGCTTTTCGATGACATATTATGCCAGATGATTGATATGATTGGACCAGAG AACGAGAGCTATTTTACACTACGggacttaaaacggtgtaaacTCTCAGGAAATATATTCAATATTCTTTTCAATCTAAACAAGTTCATGGCATTTGAAACTCGTGATCCATTCCTCATTCGCCAG GAACGTGAAAACCCAACCCTAACTGAGTGGGATCGATTCGCGCATAGAGAGTATATTAGGTTGTCCATGGAAGAAGATGGTGAAGATGCTTCAAATGGAAGTGGTGATGTGTGGGATGAATCACTTGAGGCTCCATTCTGA